The DNA region ATCAGTCCGGGGTACCATGATTTCTTTGGCAAGCATCTCATCAAAAGCAAAAATCCGGCTTACATATCCGAACTCGGCCTGGTTGATCTTTCCACTCTCAAAGCTTTCATTGATAATAATCTGTAATTCTTCTTCCGAATGCGCATCTTCATGTTCTGATGCAGGTTTGATTCCGAACAACTTGACCAGTTGATTCGCTGAGCTGTTTAACAGCCAGATAAAAGGATACATAATTCGGTTAAACCAGATGATAGGTGTAGACGTCAGCAGAGCAACGGCTTCGGCTTTGCGGATTGCAATCGTTTTGGGGGCAAGTTCACCAACGACCACATGCAAATACGTGATGGCAACAAACGCAAGAACAAACGATAAGAATGAAGAAACAGCCTCAGGTATGTTCATGCTTTCAAACACAGGGTGGAGAATTTTCTCAACCGTTGGTTCACCCAGCCAGCCCAGTCCCAGAGATGTAATCGTGATACCCAACTGACAGGCAGACAAATATCCGTCCAGGTTGGCAACGGCTTGTTTGACAGCCAAGGCACGCTTGTTTCCTTCCGCAATCATTTGGTCGATCCGGCTCGGACGAATCCTCACCAGTGCGAATTCCACTGCAACAAAAAACGCCGAAAATCCTATCAAAATCGCAACCAATACTAAATTTAACGCATACCTCTCACTGTCCATTAACTAGTCTTCTCCTTTAAGTAATAAGTTTTTAACGAATATTATATCTAATTTTACGTAAGAAGACCACCTCCCGATGAAGAAAACAGGAAGAGTCTGGAAGCGGAGTTGCTCAAAAGTGCGTGATACTGCTAATTTGCTGACTTGAAATAATAATATGTAGAAGATAACACAGTCAGAATATACACCGACAGAGCATGGAATGACCTGCTGATCAACAAGGGTAACCGATGTTCGGATGTAAAACTTTATCTAAGCAAACGTTACGAAAGGGGCTAACATTGGGTATCTATGATTAGTTAAAGGCTTTATCGTCAAAGCTGATGTAGTGAGAGAGAACGGCAAGATTGAACCTTGCCATGAGGGGGAAGCCGAATGTTTTGGCTGGTCATTATACTGCTCATATTTATTTTTCAGGCGGCCACCATTCTCTTGCTGGAATTTCGTAATCCAGCGAAAGCTGTGGCTTGGCTGTTTATTTTAATTTGTGTGCCTTTGATCGGTTTCGTTGTGTATTATTTTGTGGCGCAGGATTACAGCAAACGTAAGAAAGTCCGTAAAGGCGGGTCGCGAATCTTTCGGGAAATACGGGAAACGATCTGGGAACAGGCCCATATTATCGAGAATGCCAGTCAGATGCCGGGCAGCCGATACATACATCAGCATCGTTTGTTTAACCTGCTGTCACACCTGTCCGAGAGTCCGATTACGGGCTGCAACAAGAGTAAAGTATTAACAAATGGTGAAGAGGCATTTGCAGCCATGCTGAAGGCAATGGAACAGGCAGAGCATCATCTCCATGTTGAATTTTATATTTTCCGTGATGACGTTATCAGTACAAAGTTTCAGGAAGTCATGATCCGTAAAGCAAGAGAAGGCGTCAACGTGCGGTTCATATGCGACGGACTGGGCAGCCATAAAATGAGCGGGAGCTTTATCCGCAAATTACAGGATGCTGGCGTAGAGTTCCATTACTTTCTTCCACCGCTTATTGCAACGATTGATCGGAGGGTTAACTACCGAAACCATCGTAAAATTGTTGTGGTGGACGGAAAGATTGGATTTGTGGGTGGAATGAATGTTGGAGATGATTACCTCGGGAAATATCCCGATGTTGGATTTTGGCGGGATACCCATGTGCAGATTGAAGGGGATGCCGTATATTTTCTGCAAAATACGTTCCTGAATGACTGGAAACTGGCCTCCGGCGAGCAGATTACGGAACCTCAGTTAACCGAGCTGTTCCCGCCCCATATTTGCAGCGGAAAAGAAAGAATTCAGGTTCTGGCCAGCGGGCCGGACCAGGAGTGGGATGCTATTCAGGAAATGTGCTTTGGTGCGATTTCTGTCGCGTGCGAACGCATATACATTACAACACCCTATTTTATACCAGACCCTGCTCTGTATGAAGCGATCAAGACAGCTGCCGTCAGCGGGGTCGATATAAAGATTATCATCCCGTATCAATCGGATTCCCGGCTTGTCCATCTGGCTTCGTTATCTTATGTCGAAGAGTTATTGCGAGCCGGAGTGAAATTTTATCAATACCGTAAAGGTTTCGTACATGCCAAGGTTTTGATTGTGGATGATTTGCTTGCGACGGTAGGTACAGCCAATATGGATATGCGCAGTTTTTTCTGTAATTTTGAGTTGACCGCAGTGTTGTTTGAGGCATCATCCATGGAACGACTCACAGAAGACTTTGAACGCGATTTGGATGATTGCAGTCAGATTAATGTAAAGGTGTTCCAGCAGCGTTCTCGGTGGCAAAAAGGGGCCGAAATGCTTTCTCGCATGCTTTCTCCGCTGCTTTAGCCGTTTTAGGGCCGATTTCTCAAGATAAATTCACTTTTTGTGAATTTATCTTCTTTTTGCTAACTATTTTGCTCAAATTTGATCTTTTATGATATAATAGTTATATAAATTATGTCTTGGCGAAGGAGGGGAGTCTGCGGGAAAACAGGCTCCCTTTTGCTCTCTTTTGAAAGTGTCAACCGGAATTAAGACATACTTGAATACATTTCATATAGCCTTTAGGTGCTTTTAATACAGGGTGCGTATTGAATCGGAACGATATTGTTCTTCTATATGCTGAAGTCCCTCTAGGTACTTAAATGATTTATGAAATGGATTCACATATTGATCAAAATGGGGGGGATACGATGTCCGATGTAACGGTTAAAGAACTAACATCCAAGCCGGACCGTAATGTAAAGAGCTCGGTGTTTACACTAAAGCTGCTGCAACGTATTGTGATGATTCTGGTCGGTGCTGCACTGATGGCTGTGTCACTCGAAGTATTTCTCGTGCCGAATGGCGTTATTGATGGTGGAATAACAGGGATCTCGATTATGGTGTCGGAGCTTACGCATCTGCCACTGGGTGTATTCCTGACTTTGCTCAACTTGCCTTTCCTGATTCTGGGCTACAAGCAAATTGGTAAAACGTTTGCGTTATCTACACTGCTTGGGATCGTCGTAATGTCCATTGGAACAACATTGCTACACAAGGTTCCTGCATTGACGCCAGGTGAACCGCTGCTCGGAGCCGTATTCGGCGGACTGATCCTGGGTGTGGGTGTGGGTCTCGTTATCCGGTCTGGTGGATCACTGGACGGTACGGAGATTGTAGCCATCCTTCTAAGTGAAAAATCACCATTGTCTGTAGGACAGATCGTACTGTTTATTAACGTATTTATATTCGCAGGTGCAGGTTTTGTATTTGGCTGGCCGAATGCGCTGTATTCCATGATTGCTTATTATATCGCGATGAAGATGATTGATATTGTGAACGAAGGACTCGATCAGTCCAAATCGGTATGGATCATTAGTGAGAAGTACCGTGATATCGGTTCTGCCCTGACAGACCGTCTGGGTCGTGGTGTCACTTTCCTTGATGGAGAGGGCGGATTCAGCGGAGACGAGAAGAAAATCATCTTTGTAGTGATTACCCGTCTTGAAGAAGCGAAGCTGAAGTCCATCGTTGAAGATTGGGACCCGCAAGCCTTTGTGGCGATCGGTAACATTCATGATGTGAAGGGTGGACGTTTCAAGAAAAAAGGCATTCATTAGCGAGTCTCATCGAACGTAAACAAACAAAAAATATAGCCGGCCCCTTGGTTTGAGGGGATCGGCTATTTTTGTTTTAAATGCTGGATAATCAGCTCAACAGGCTGGGGCTCGACTGCTGCGATCAAATCTCCCGTCTGCGTCAGGCGTTCCACGATATTCATGAGGTGATAATCCTTGATCGAAACGTTGTTACGAACTTCATCCCAGGTGAGCGGGGTGGAGACAGTGCCGCCAGATTTGGCGCGGGGCGTATAGGGAGCTGCAAGTGTCTTGCCTCCGTAGTGCTGAAGGTAATCAAAATAAATACGGTCCCCCCGATCTTTTTTGAGTCGCTCCAGTGTAAATAGATCCGGATGTTTCTGAGTGACGTATTTACCTACAAAATGACCAATATCCCTCAATTCATCAAAGGTTACCCCTTTACGAATGGGAACAATAATTTGCACACCTGTGGCACCAGAGGTTTTCGGTACCGATCTCAAACCAAGAGAAGTTAGTGTTTCCCCCACGATCAGAGCTGCCTGCATGATGCGGGGTTCCTCCTCCTGGGAAGGGTCCAGATCAATCATCCACTCACAGGGCAGATGGCTGCCTACCGCATGCAGGGAAGGGTGAAACTCAAGGGCAGCGAGATTACCGAGCCATAACAGGTCTGGGAGCTCGTTCATCACCACGTATCGTATTCCCTCATGCATTTCAGTCCGTACAAAATCAGGAACAGGCTCAGGGGCATTTTTCTGATAAAAAAATTCACCGCCTGCACCATGTGGATAACGTATCGTGGTGAGAAGCCGATTTCGGGTGTAGGTAAGTAGATAAGGTGCCAGTGCAGCCAACTTTTGCAAATAGATGGCCTTGGTTACACCTGCTTCGGGCCATAGCAGTTTGTCTGGATTGGTCACGGTGAGTTCCATTCCATGAATCGTTATCGTGCCCTTTACCTTATGGGCCATGCAGAACACCTCCTGTGGTGAACAACGCTCGTATCAGATGGCTAAATTGCATTTCTTTTCTCGGGCAAATCGACATGGAAACTATTGTCCAAAAATAAGCTGACTTACCTGACACTCCTCAGGGGTTACGGAAGCAAAAGTCTGTATACTGGGGTGACGTAATGTCCGATGGTGTGTCAGTTCCATAAATTGCACTTTGACACCGATTCGTGGTTCTATCCATGTTGTCTCTGCGCTTCGTTCCGGCTCGTTATGAAACGGTCTGTCCTTGCGAATGAGCGGTTTCACTTTTTCGGTTAGCTCACGCCAAGTGTCCGAGTTCAGCTTACCTGTGCCAACATGACCAATATAGACAAAGTTGGGCCCATCATATACACCGACTGCAATTGCATTCACGATCCCGCTGCGGTAGGTAACGCCTCCGATCATGGCATACAGATCGTGCATAATCTTAACCTTCTGCCAGCGTGAGTCTTTGCCGTTGATTCCATAGGTACTGGAAAGGTCTTTGCATACAATCCCCTCCATCTGGTGTTGCCTCATGACAGTGAGCAGAGCGTCGGCATCTGACGTATTGGTCACCTCCTGAACGTGGGGAGCAGGATTCAGTACTTGATGAAGCAAACGCTGGCGATTGGCGAGAGACTGATCTGTGACCCAGACTCCATCGCAAAACAGAATATCAAACACCATATAAGTCACCGGAATCTGGTTTACAGCCTGGGCGATGCCATCCGGTCTGGTCATGCGATCCCGCCGGAGGACGTGGTAAAAGGACGGCTTCCCTGTATCCGGGTCAAGAGCAATAACCTCCCCGTCCAAAATATAAGAATGGACTGAGCACAGATTACGTGGCAGAACCAGTTCGGGATACTGTGCTGTTCGATTGTGCAGCCTGCGGTTGATAAGCTGAATACCATGCCCATCTTCGTAAGCAAGCATGCGGACCCCATCCCATTTGATCTGGGCAATCCAGTTTTCTCCGGCAGGGATAACCTCCCGGGATACGGGTTCAAACGGAACCACGGGATTGAACATGTATTGTACTCCTCTCTAGTGTTAAATCTGCCCGGAGATGATCCTTCAGGTGGAATTGTGCAAGCTAACTCTTTCGCAAGTGGGCCTTCAATTTATGTATTGTCATGAGCAGCAAGGGGATTCCGATACCACATGTCAGATCCCAATCTATCCAATAGGATATAACCTCCTTGAGATAGAAATTTTCATTGGGAGCGATAAGAATGGACAGGGCCAGAATCAACAGGGCACCAGGCAAAATGAGTGGACGATAACTGGATAACCGGAAAAGATACGTGGTTCCGAGTATAAAGCTGTAAAAGAACAGAACACTCTTGAAAAAGACGGCAATAATCCAGACGGACGCCATAAAGGCTTCGATTCGCTGCAAAAAGTTGCCGATATTGATCTTCAGCGACAGATTAAATGCTGCGAACCAGTGGTGCTCTGTCATGAATGGTCCCATGACCAGAAGACAGATGGTGAGAGTCAGAGTAAGCATCAGTCCGCCTATAATGGTGACCAGGAGGATATCTCTTTCCCAATGAGGTTCTTTTTTGACGTAAGGAAAAAGCATAAGAAAGATACATAATTGACAATACGGATAGGTAAGCACAGCGACAAAGCCTTTGAAGGGATTAAGGAGTCCTTCTGCAAGGACTGGCTTGATATTATTCACATGTGAATGCGGGAACAGACAGACCGTCAATATAAGCAGAAACAGCACGATTACGGGGAGGAACACCTCGGCACTCCTGCCTATGGGTTCCAGACCGGAGAAGAGTCCCCAGACAAGACTGCAAAGAAAGAGCAGATTCACAATCATGAGCGGTGATTCAGGCAGGATCTGGGTCGTCATGAAATCACCGATTTCTCTTATAAACGCAGAGGTACTTATCAGGAAATAGAATAAATAAAAACAGCTGAAGAAAGCACCGATCCAGGGCCCCAGCGTTTGCAAAACATGTTGAATCAGATTCATCCGTGGCTGCAGCTTGTATGTAATAAGCATAATGGAGATTACCCCGGTTCCTCCAGCAACACCCAATAAAGCGGACAACCATGCATCCTGATGTGCATATGAGGTGATCATCGAGGGGAAGACGATAATCTGCTCACCGATGGTGCATAAGAACATCAGTGAAGCCAGTTGTCGGACCGTTAAACGCCCCTTTTCAATCATATGGGTTCTCCTTTGCATGTCTATCTGGGTATTTGGTTAGGATGCACCAATTTCTCCAGTTTTATAAATAAGCATGCAAAAGCCCAGACGACTTTTTGCTCCAATGGTACATGGAGAGGACAGGATCTGGGCCAGATTAGGTATGTGGAGGACTTGATTCGCTTCATAAGCTTCGGGGGGACTTGGAATTCACCTTAAAGGGTCGTTGTAGTAAGGAGAATACGGATATTTTGCGGATCTACAGTAAACCAGCTGTCACCTTGTTGTTCTAGAGTTGCACCTGATTGGCGCAGTTGCTCTACAGCCTGCTCTAATTGCTCATGTCCCGAGTAGATGATGGTAAAGTAGTCAATCCCTGTAGCATTGTCCGGATTCACAGGTGCGCCGTTACCAGCCCAGATGTTCAGCCCGATGTGATGGTGATAACCGCCTGCAGAAACAAACAGGGCAGACATGTTGGCGAAGTTGCCCACGATATCGAAACCAAGCGCACCTGTATAGAAACGACGTGACTCTTCCAGACTGCGTACATGGAAATGAACATGGCCGATGACCGTTCCGGCAGGCAGGCCCTGCCATGGCTCGTTCGCGGCTAGAGCAAACAGACTTTCCACATCTACGGGATCACTCGACATAATGTAGTTATTATCTGGATCGCGCTTCCAGGTGTCCCGTGCACGGTCCGCATAGATTTCAATTCCGTTCTGGTCCGGATCGGAAATATAGAACGCCTCACTGACCAGATGATCTCCTTGGCCAATTTCGATACCGGATTCAGCGAGATTACGGAGGGCAAGGCCCAATGACTTGCGGTCAGGCAGCAGGATGGCAAAGTGATACAGGCCAGAAGTGGAGCGAACAGGCATCGTCACTGCATCCGTTAACTGCTCAAGCCGCAGGAGAGAATGCACTCCATCGGCTGTCATTGTAGCGACTTTTTCGCTGCGTTCAAGCACCTTCAGTCCGACAATCGTAGTATAAAATTGAATGGATCGCTCCAGATTGCTGATTCGCAGGCTTACTTCACCCAGATGGGTTGTAGCAGGAATTTGATAAGTAGAAGTCATAATGGTTTCCTCCTGAAAAGAGTTTATTGGTATGGGCTGGTTCTCTCATAGGTCATGAAATAGAGCTATTATGCGGAATAGATTCATATCAAAGTAAAGGGAACTGTATATTTATAAATGAGTTACTTTTCATAAGTTAATATAAAATATAAACCAACTTTCGTCAATCGAATTTTCCATGCAAAACAAAATCCGGCATCATGGCCGGATCTGATCTCCAATGTTGGATATGGAGAAAAAGCGAATCTCTTTATGGCTCGGCAGCTTCGATAACTTACACTTTGGGCTTGGGAGCAGCTCTCCTTTTTTTGACAGGAGCAGGAGCTTCAGTGTCACCCACAGCGGTTGCCTGTTCGGCCGTTTTTTTCGGAGCACGTTTCTTGGGTTTGGCAGTGGTAGTTCCAGGATCGGCAGGAATGGGCTTCACTGCTTCGATACTTGCTTGCAGCGCAGCCATTAGATCCATAACATTGGCTTCCGGTTTGGCCGGTGCAATTTTGATCTCTTCACCTGCCACTTTGTGATTGATCAGATCCAGCAGTTTGGCACGGTAGTCGTCTGTATATTTACCAGGTTCGAAAGGGGTCGATAACTGGTCAATCAACAGTTTTGCCATCGTCAATTCCTTTTCGTTCACGTTCAGAACCTCAGGCAAGTTGGGAACCTGAGAGACGGGACGAATCTCGTCGGGATAGAAAATGGTTTCCATGGAGATGCAGCCTTCCAGTACACGGATCGCAGCCAGACTGCTCTTGGAACGAATGGATATTTTGGCGATGCCGATCTTGCCGGTATCTCGCATGGCTGTCATTAATAATTGGTAGGCGTTACCTCCCGCTTGATCGGGGGAGAGATAGTATGTTTTTTGAAAATAGATCGGATCAATCTCGGTTAAATCCACAAAATCCAGAATGGTAATGGTTTTACTGCTGGAATCATTTAAAGCCTCGAGCTCATCTTTCTCAAACAAGACGAATTTGCCTTTTTCATACTCATATCCTTTGGTGATTTCTTCCCATTGAACCTCAACCTCGCAGGAAGGACATTTGCGTACATAAGCGAGTGGGCTGCCGCAGACTTTGTGAATATAACGCATGGAGATATCTTTGTCTTCGGTAGCAGAGAACATTTTGACAGGCACATGAACCAGACCAAAGCTGATAGCACCTTTCCAGACCGTATGCATGAGGGCGGCTCCTTTCCGTGAACCTTTTTTTCAATAGTATAGGCATCTGACGAACGGGATAACCGTATTTCCAAGGAACTGTATGGTTCAGACAGACTGGGGGATGATAACAGAAACATCCCTGGGTCTGCATGTGAAATGCTAACCATTAAGAGGGATGATGCTGCAACTAGTATGTACCACGTCAGGAGGTGAACCTTTGAAGAACAAACGAGATGAAGCCGAAGCTCATGCCCACACGTTCTCCCCATATCCCCGTGCCGACTCGGAAGAGTCTGAGGATTTTCATACGCCGGCAACAGCGGTCAACTGGGAGGCCATCACCTCAGAAGAGCAGCCGCTTGACCGGGAGTCGTTCATGTTGGACATTGACCGCATGGTGAATGAGGGACTGGGCGGGGGGCAAGTTACGGAAGATAACGGTTATATTGGTGATAGTACAACAGATAGTATGGTTCGTGAATCTCATGATGATCCGGAAGGGGAGTATGAATAAAGATGATGGATGTGAAACGCGCAAAAGCCATTTTTGATTCCAAGGATACGATTGCAGTTACGCTGGAAGGAGATCCCGTCTGGATTGAAAATGTGGATGAAGCGAACGGTATGGCAACGGTGCAGGTGGGTAGCAGACCGGGGAATACCCAGACAGTACGTGTAGACCGTTTGGAAGAATAAGAGCAACATAAGAGGCTTAAAGATGTTCAAGCATAGCCGGTGCCGCAGGGTGCCGGTTATTTGTCGTTCCTGTGACGCGAGATCAGCTTCCAATCTGCTTCCGATCCTTCCATGTTGCGGGGGAAGAAAGGGACCGATATAATAAAGTTCAAAGTGAACTCAGGCGGCTTGACCGCCAAAGGTGGGGCGTATATTGAATCAGACGCATGAGCAGTGGGTGTATTACTCCCATG from Paenibacillus sp. JNUCC-31 includes:
- a CDS encoding hemolysin family protein, yielding MDSERYALNLVLVAILIGFSAFFVAVEFALVRIRPSRIDQMIAEGNKRALAVKQAVANLDGYLSACQLGITITSLGLGWLGEPTVEKILHPVFESMNIPEAVSSFLSFVLAFVAITYLHVVVGELAPKTIAIRKAEAVALLTSTPIIWFNRIMYPFIWLLNSSANQLVKLFGIKPASEHEDAHSEEELQIIINESFESGKINQAEFGYVSRIFAFDEMLAKEIMVPRTDMVCLYVNRSNEENLDIIRQEQYTRFPVVNESKDDIIGIINTKQFFLELYGNDEPVDLSSLIQPVSAVHETTPVKDLLKKMQKDGVHIAVLVDEYGGTSGIVTIEDVLEQIVGEIRDEFDADEVEDIQVINENYVIMDGKVSLSKVNDMFMSHLDADEWDTIGGWLYSHRPEMNEQEEYEFENLTFVLLEKDKNRFYKVAVVPKEPLTMSDYTDEDEKDAPNWAK
- a CDS encoding H-type small acid-soluble spore protein, with product MDVKRAKAIFDSKDTIAVTLEGDPVWIENVDEANGMATVQVGSRPGNTQTVRVDRLEE
- the cls gene encoding cardiolipin synthase: MFWLVIILLIFIFQAATILLLEFRNPAKAVAWLFILICVPLIGFVVYYFVAQDYSKRKKVRKGGSRIFREIRETIWEQAHIIENASQMPGSRYIHQHRLFNLLSHLSESPITGCNKSKVLTNGEEAFAAMLKAMEQAEHHLHVEFYIFRDDVISTKFQEVMIRKAREGVNVRFICDGLGSHKMSGSFIRKLQDAGVEFHYFLPPLIATIDRRVNYRNHRKIVVVDGKIGFVGGMNVGDDYLGKYPDVGFWRDTHVQIEGDAVYFLQNTFLNDWKLASGEQITEPQLTELFPPHICSGKERIQVLASGPDQEWDAIQEMCFGAISVACERIYITTPYFIPDPALYEAIKTAAVSGVDIKIIIPYQSDSRLVHLASLSYVEELLRAGVKFYQYRKGFVHAKVLIVDDLLATVGTANMDMRSFFCNFELTAVLFEASSMERLTEDFERDLDDCSQINVKVFQQRSRWQKGAEMLSRMLSPLL
- a CDS encoding ATP-dependent DNA ligase — translated: MFNPVVPFEPVSREVIPAGENWIAQIKWDGVRMLAYEDGHGIQLINRRLHNRTAQYPELVLPRNLCSVHSYILDGEVIALDPDTGKPSFYHVLRRDRMTRPDGIAQAVNQIPVTYMVFDILFCDGVWVTDQSLANRQRLLHQVLNPAPHVQEVTNTSDADALLTVMRQHQMEGIVCKDLSSTYGINGKDSRWQKVKIMHDLYAMIGGVTYRSGIVNAIAVGVYDGPNFVYIGHVGTGKLNSDTWRELTEKVKPLIRKDRPFHNEPERSAETTWIEPRIGVKVQFMELTHHRTLRHPSIQTFASVTPEECQVSQLIFGQ
- a CDS encoding non-homologous end joining protein Ku encodes the protein MHTVWKGAISFGLVHVPVKMFSATEDKDISMRYIHKVCGSPLAYVRKCPSCEVEVQWEEITKGYEYEKGKFVLFEKDELEALNDSSSKTITILDFVDLTEIDPIYFQKTYYLSPDQAGGNAYQLLMTAMRDTGKIGIAKISIRSKSSLAAIRVLEGCISMETIFYPDEIRPVSQVPNLPEVLNVNEKELTMAKLLIDQLSTPFEPGKYTDDYRAKLLDLINHKVAGEEIKIAPAKPEANVMDLMAALQASIEAVKPIPADPGTTTAKPKKRAPKKTAEQATAVGDTEAPAPVKKRRAAPKPKV
- the ligD gene encoding non-homologous end-joining DNA ligase: MAHKVKGTITIHGMELTVTNPDKLLWPEAGVTKAIYLQKLAALAPYLLTYTRNRLLTTIRYPHGAGGEFFYQKNAPEPVPDFVRTEMHEGIRYVVMNELPDLLWLGNLAALEFHPSLHAVGSHLPCEWMIDLDPSQEEEPRIMQAALIVGETLTSLGLRSVPKTSGATGVQIIVPIRKGVTFDELRDIGHFVGKYVTQKHPDLFTLERLKKDRGDRIYFDYLQHYGGKTLAAPYTPRAKSGGTVSTPLTWDEVRNNVSIKDYHLMNIVERLTQTGDLIAAVEPQPVELIIQHLKQK
- a CDS encoding VOC family protein, with product MTSTYQIPATTHLGEVSLRISNLERSIQFYTTIVGLKVLERSEKVATMTADGVHSLLRLEQLTDAVTMPVRSTSGLYHFAILLPDRKSLGLALRNLAESGIEIGQGDHLVSEAFYISDPDQNGIEIYADRARDTWKRDPDNNYIMSSDPVDVESLFALAANEPWQGLPAGTVIGHVHFHVRSLEESRRFYTGALGFDIVGNFANMSALFVSAGGYHHHIGLNIWAGNGAPVNPDNATGIDYFTIIYSGHEQLEQAVEQLRQSGATLEQQGDSWFTVDPQNIRILLTTTTL
- a CDS encoding YitT family protein, which produces MSDVTVKELTSKPDRNVKSSVFTLKLLQRIVMILVGAALMAVSLEVFLVPNGVIDGGITGISIMVSELTHLPLGVFLTLLNLPFLILGYKQIGKTFALSTLLGIVVMSIGTTLLHKVPALTPGEPLLGAVFGGLILGVGVGLVIRSGGSLDGTEIVAILLSEKSPLSVGQIVLFINVFIFAGAGFVFGWPNALYSMIAYYIAMKMIDIVNEGLDQSKSVWIISEKYRDIGSALTDRLGRGVTFLDGEGGFSGDEKKIIFVVITRLEEAKLKSIVEDWDPQAFVAIGNIHDVKGGRFKKKGIH
- a CDS encoding GerAB/ArcD/ProY family transporter — encoded protein: MIEKGRLTVRQLASLMFLCTIGEQIIVFPSMITSYAHQDAWLSALLGVAGGTGVISIMLITYKLQPRMNLIQHVLQTLGPWIGAFFSCFYLFYFLISTSAFIREIGDFMTTQILPESPLMIVNLLFLCSLVWGLFSGLEPIGRSAEVFLPVIVLFLLILTVCLFPHSHVNNIKPVLAEGLLNPFKGFVAVLTYPYCQLCIFLMLFPYVKKEPHWERDILLVTIIGGLMLTLTLTICLLVMGPFMTEHHWFAAFNLSLKINIGNFLQRIEAFMASVWIIAVFFKSVLFFYSFILGTTYLFRLSSYRPLILPGALLILALSILIAPNENFYLKEVISYWIDWDLTCGIGIPLLLMTIHKLKAHLRKS